The following DNA comes from Ornithinimicrobium avium.
CCAGCAGCTGGCGCACCCGCTCCAGCGCGGCCCGCCCGTCGTCGTCCGTGGCGGGTCTGGCCAGGACGAGGAGGGGACGGGGCTCGCTCACGGCGCCGGCCTCGTGGCCGGGGTCCTGGTCGGCGCTCAGCTCTCCCCCTCGGGTTCGTCGTCGGGCGTACGGTGCGGACCCCCAGCGTAGGCGGCGTGGCGAGACGCCGCCCGGGTCAGCACGTCGCACGCGGATGTCGCACCTCCAACAGGGTTCCTCTCTTGAGCGTTAGTCACTAACATCGTGAGCATGTCTGGCACGACGACCACGAGGACGGCACGCACCCGGTCGCGCCTGCAGGCGGCAGCGCTCAGGCTGTTCTCCGAGCAGGGGTATGACGCGACGACCGTCGAGCAGATCGCGCGGGAGGCCGGCGTCAGCCACATGACGTTCTTCCGGCACTTCCCGACGAAGGACGCGGTCGTGCTCGAGGACGGCTTCGACCCGGCCATCGCCGCCGCCGTCGCCGCGGCCCCGAGCCGGCTCCCGCCCCTGGCGCGCGTCTGCGCAGGACTCCGCGCCGCGCTCACGCACGTGGACCTGCCGGCCCAGGAGGAGGTGCGGCTGCGGGTCCGGATCGCGGCGGAGCACCCGGTGCTGCGCGCCGGGACGTACGCAGCCACGGAGACCACCCAGGAGGCGATCGTGGAGGTCCTCGTCGCCGGCGGTGCCAGCCCGTTCGAGGCCCGCGTCGCCTCGGCCGCTGCGCTGGCCGCACTCACCGCGGCCCTGCTCGAATGGTGCCTCGGCGACACCGTCGAGCCGATGTCGAGCCGGCTCGGCGCGGCGCTCGGCGTGCTCGACGGGACGGCGGGGCGATGAGCGCGCTGCAGG
Coding sequences within:
- a CDS encoding TetR/AcrR family transcriptional regulator, whose product is MSGTTTTRTARTRSRLQAAALRLFSEQGYDATTVEQIAREAGVSHMTFFRHFPTKDAVVLEDGFDPAIAAAVAAAPSRLPPLARVCAGLRAALTHVDLPAQEEVRLRVRIAAEHPVLRAGTYAATETTQEAIVEVLVAGGASPFEARVASAAALAALTAALLEWCLGDTVEPMSSRLGAALGVLDGTAGR